The sequence GTTCATGGAGTGTTTTTTATAATAAAATAGGAGTTTGTTCAGGATACTTAGCCACATCACCTGTGAATGACAGTTCACACTTGAAGAGAGTTGAGACACatacttacaaccggacccgcgtcacacagagcaggttgtttgcgccatgccccttttgaggggaaaacattccctcagaacaagccagagtgaaccggtagaTGTACAaaccacacagctaagaacccctccctgagtttcttttgcctaccatgtcctcaaaaaaaatcctCATAGAAGAAAattgtaaaaagaaaaagaagagaagaccgtatatttctggtcactgagtggggttgttgcaccacttcgtactcgggagactgaagggacatgtttttatattaattgaattaagcttttgtaggtatctttcacggtcaacgaccggcaaagtggttatgtattgagtgatcatattgatttgtggtattttttgttattatttactcctgcgatttctgtacgaattacgtttattgaccataatttgcgttggagttaatgagaggggttgtttgttttccccccgaaaggggcgggaacgtttgtcacgagtcaagttcccggatgtgccggtctaacgtatAGCAACTGGAATCAGCTGAAGCCAGTTGGTTAATTAAGATTCAGCTGAAGTCACTTGGTTAATTGGGAGCCAGACTGTTAAAAGCCCAGCTTGGTTAACTGTGAGTTAAAGCTGGAGTGTTGCTGCAGCATTATAGAGGAGTGAGCAGCTGCGTCTGGAGTTGGGGGGTTTGAGTGAAGACTTTGCAGTTGGTCATGAGTCTTGGTTTGATGTTCAGGTACACACAGAGTATTGCtgattaggttttttttttgtacatagTCAATCAGTTTGTCTAAATGTGTTGTACTCTATAGGCTACTTTGGATTTGCCTTTTCTTCTTGactgatgtaggcctatgcagtCCTCGCCTTCAAGGTAAGAATTGAGTTTATTTGTAGCCTAATAAACAATACAACCAGAGGATATTGTAACTGAAGTGGTTATGTTCTAGGGCTGGAAGTGCCCCAGAGTTTTGGGTACTTTGGCTCCAGACCGAGGCCTCCTGGCGGTGCCCCTGTGTCTTCTGTGAGTGACCACAGCTTCACGAACGGTGAAGATGCATCCTCAAGTACCAATGAACCTGTTCAGGAGAACTTAAGTTCACATCAGGAGAAAATGATTCCTGTGTGGACTTTCAGTGCGGCTCAGGAGGCCCCGGCATGGATCAAGAGGCCTCCAGCTCCAGTGAATAAGAAACCCAAGATGCCTGAGGCTCCAGCCCAAGAGCCCCCAGCATGGGTTCAGACGCCCCCGGCATGGAATAAGATGCCTCCGGCTCCAGTGAACGAGGTGCCTGAGGCTCCAGCCCAAGAGCCCCCAGCATGGGTTCAGATGCCCCCGGAATGGAATAAGATGCCTCCGGCTCCAGTGAACGAGGTGCCTGAGGATCCAGCCCAAGAGCCCCCAGCATGGGTTCAGATGCCCCCGGAATGGAATAAGATGCCTCCGGTTCCAGTGAACGAGGTGCCTGAGGCTCCATCCCAAGAGCCCCCAGCATGGGTTCAGACGCCCCCGGCATGGGATATGATGCCTCCAGCTCCAGTGAACAAGAAACCCAAGGTGCCTGAGGCTCCAGCCCAAGAGCCCCCAGCATGGGTTCAGACGCCCCCGGCATGGAATAAGATGCCTCCAGCTCCAGTGAACGAGGTGCCTGAGGCTCCAGCCCAAGAGCCCCCAGCATGGGTTCAGACGCCCCCGGCATGGAATAAGATGCCTCCGGCTCCAGTGAACGAGGTGCCTGAGGCTCCAGCCCAAGAGCCCCCAGCATGGGTTCAGATGCCCCCGGAATGGAATAAGATGCCTCCGGCTCCAGTGAACGAGGTGCCTGAGGATCCAGCCCAAGAGCCCCCAGCATGGGTTCAGATGCCCCCGGAATGGAATAAGATGCCTCCGGTTCCAGTGAACGAGGTGCCTGAGGCTCCATCCCAAGAGCCCCCAGCATGGGTTCAGACGCCCCCGGCATGGGATATGATGCCTCCAGCTCCAGTGAACAAGAAACCCAAGGTGCCTGAGGCTCCAGCCCAAGAGCCCCCAGCATGGGTTCAGACGCCCCCGGCATGGAATAAGATGCCTCCAGCTCCAGTGAACAAGAAACCTAAGGTGCCCAGTGTCCCTGTGGCTTCTGTGAGCGACCATAGCTTGACGAACGGTAAAGATGCGTCACGTTCCAATGAACCTGTTCAGGTAAACCTAAATTCCCATCAAGAGAAACTTATTCCTGTGTGGACTTTGAGCGCGGCTCAGAAGTTCAAGACACCTGGGGCTCCATCCCAAGAGCCCCCAGCATGGGTTCAGACGCCCCCGGCATGGAATAAGATGCCTCCAGCTCCAGTGAACAAGAAACCCAAGGTGCCTGAGGCTCCAGCCCAAGAGCCCCCAGCATGGGTTCAGACGCCCCCGGCATGGAATAAGATGCCTCCAGCTCCAGTGAACAAGAAACCCAAGGTGCCTGAGGCTCCAGCCCAAGAGCCCCCAGCATGGGTTCAGATGCCCCCGGAATGGAATAAGATGCCTCCGGCTCCAGTGAACGAGGTGCCTGAGGCTCCAGCCCAAGAGCCCCCAGCATGGGTTCAGACGCCCCCGGCATGGAATAAGATGCCTCCGGCTCCAGTGAACGAGGTGCCTGAGGCTCCAGCCCAAGAGCCCCCAGCATGGGTTCAGACGCCCCCGGTATGGAATAAGATGCCTCCAGCTCCAGTGAACAAGAAACCTAAGGTGCCCAGTGTCCCTGTGGCTTCTGTGAGCGACCACAGCTTGACGAACGGTGAAGATGCGTCACGTCCCAATGAACCTGTTCAGGTAAACCTAAATTCCCATCAAGAGAAACTTATTCCTGTGTGGACTTTCAGCGAGCCTCAGGGGGCTCAGAAGTTCAAGACACCTGAGGCTCCAGCCCAAGAGCCCCCAGCATGGGTTCAGACGCCCCCGGCATGGAATAAGATGCCTCCAGCTCCAGTGAACAAGAAACCTAAGGTGCCCAGTGTCCCTGTGGCTTCTGTGAGCGACCACAGCTTGACGAACGGTGAAGATGCGTCACGTCCCAATGAACCTGTTCAGGTAAACCTAAATTCCCATCAAGAGCAATTTTTTCCTGTGTGGACTTTCAGCGCGGCTCAGAAGTTCAAGACACCTGGGGCTCCAGCCCAAGAGCCCCCAGCATGGGTTCAGACGCCCCCGGCATGGAATAAGATGCCTCCAGCTCCAGTGAACAAGAAACCTAAGGTGCCCAGTGTCCCTGTGGCTTCTGTGAGCGACCACAGCTTGACGAACGGTAAAGATGCGTCACGTCCCAATGAACCTGTTCAGGTAAACCTAAATTCCCATCAAGAGCAATTTTTTCCTGTGTGGACTTTCAGCGCGGCTCAGAAGTTCAAGACACCTGGGGCTCCAGCCCAAGAGCCCCCAGCATGGGTTCAGAC is a genomic window of Alosa sapidissima isolate fAloSap1 chromosome 10, fAloSap1.pri, whole genome shotgun sequence containing:
- the LOC121720493 gene encoding proline-rich extensin-like protein EPR1 isoform X15, whose protein sequence is MSLGLMFRLLWICLFFLTDVGLCSPRLQGLEVPQSFGYFGSRPRPPGGAPVSSVSDHSFTNGEDASSSTNEPVQENLSSHQEKMIPVWTFSAAQEAPAWIKRPPAPVNKKPKMPEAPAQEPPAWVQTPPAWNKMPPAPVNEVPEAPAQEPPAWVQMPPEWNKMPPAPVNEVPEDPAQEPPAWVQMPPEWNKMPPVPVNEVPEAPSQEPPAWVQTPPAWDMMPPAPVNKKPKVPEAPAQEPPAWVQTPPAWNKMPPAPVNEVPEAPAQEPPAWVQTPPAWNKMPPAPVNEVPEAPAQEPPAWVQMPPEWNKMPPAPVNEVPEDPAQEPPAWVQMPPEWNKMPPVPVNEVPEAPSQEPPAWVQTPPAWDMMPPAPVNKKPKVPEAPAQEPPAWVQTPPAWNKMPPAPVNKKPKVPSVPVASVSDHSLTNGKDASRSNEPVQVNLNSHQEKLIPVWTLSAAQKFKTPGAPSQEPPAWVQTPPAWNKMPPAPVNKKPKVPEAPAQEPPAWVQTPPAWNKMPPAPVNKKPKVPEAPAQEPPAWVQMPPEWNKMPPAPVNEVPEAPAQEPPAWVQTPPAWNKMPPAPVNEVPEAPAQEPPAWVQTPPVWNKMPPAPVNKKPKVPSVPVASVSDHSLTNGEDASRPNEPVQVNLNSHQEKLIPVWTFSEPQGAQKFKTPEAPAQEPPAWVQTPPAWNKMPPAPVNKKPKVPSVPVASVSDHSLTNGEDASRPNEPVQVNLNSHQEQFFPVWTFSAAQKFKTPGAPAQEPPAWVQTPPAWNKMPPAPVNKKPKVPSVPVASVSDHSLTNGKDASRPNEPVQVNLNSHQEQFFPVWTFSAAQKFKTPGAPAQEPPAWVQTPPAWNKMPPAPVNKKPKVPEAPAQEPPAWVQTPPAWNKMPPAPVNKKPKVPSVPVASVSDRSFTNGEDASRPNEPVQVNLNSHQEKLIPVWTLSAAQKFKTPGAPAQEPPAWAQMPPTWIKMPPAPVNEKPKVPEAPAQEPPASGQKPPALNHMPQAPAQTPPPQMTSLDRVGGSFGSSFMEDVGGEATSNGGATEGSSSGPEHYLVITEPLGFQTRYVVKSFNRYVRGKKIYTQTTYIPLDDPPASEPALVPSPPHEAPVDQTVKPTPKRIGLSS
- the LOC121720493 gene encoding proline-rich extensin-like protein EPR1 isoform X8, yielding MSLGLMFRLLWICLFFLTDVGLCSPRLQGLEVPQSFGYFGSRPRPPGGAPVSSVSDHSFTNGEDASSSTNEPVQENLSSHQEKMIPVWTFSAAQEAPAWIKRPPAPVNKKPKMPEAPAQEPPAWVQTPPAWNKMPPAPVNEVPEAPAQEPPAWVQMPPEWNKMPPAPVNEVPEDPAQEPPAWVQMPPEWNKMPPVPVNEVPEAPSQEPPAWVQTPPAWDMMPPAPVNKKPKVPEAPAQEPPAWVQTPPAWNKMPPAPVNEVPEAPAQEPPAWVQTPPAWNKMPPAPVNEVPEAPAQEPPAWVQMPPEWNKMPPAPVNEVPEDPAQEPPAWVQMPPEWNKMPPVPVNEVPEAPAQEPPAWVQTPPAWNKMPPAPVNKKPKVPSVPVASVSDHSLTNGKDASRSNEPVQVNLNSHQEKLIPVWTLSAAQKFKTPGAPSQEPPAWVQTPPAWNKMPPAPVNKKPKVPEAPAQEPPAWVQTPPAWNKMPPAPVNKKPKVPEAPAQEPPAWVQMPPEWNKMPPAPVNEVPEAPAQEPPAWVQTPPAWNKMPPAPVNEVPEAPAQEPPAWVQTPPVWNKMPPAPVNKKPKVPSVPVASVSDHSLTNGEDASRPNEPVQVNLNSHQEKLIPVWTFSEPQGAQKFKTPEAPAQEPPAWVQTPPAWNKMPPAPVNKKPKVPSVPVASVSDHSLTNGEDASRPNEPVQVNLNSHQEQFFPVWTFSAAQKFKTPGAPAQEPPAWVQTPPAWNKMPPAPVNKKPKVPSVPVASVSDHSLTNGKDASRPNEPVQVNLNSHQEQFFPVWTFSAAQKFKTPGAPAQEPPAWVQTPPAWNKMPPAPVNKKPKVPEAPAQEPPAWVQMPLEWNKMPPAPVNEVPEAPAQGPPAWVQMPLAWIKMPPAPVNKKPKVSEAPAQQPPAWVQTPPAWNKMPPAPVNKKPKVPSVPVASVSDRSFTNGEDASRPNEPVQVNLNSHQEKLIPVWTLSAAQKFKTPGAPAQEPPAWAQMPPTWIKMPPAPVNEKPKVPEAPAQEPPASGQKPPALNHMPQAPAQTPPPQMTSLDRVGGSFGSSFMEDVGGEATSNGGATEGSSSGPEHYLVITEPLGFQTRYVVKSFNRYVRGKKIYTQTTYIPLDDPPASEPALVPSPPHEAPVDQTVKPTPKRIGLSS
- the LOC121720493 gene encoding proline-rich extensin-like protein EPR1 isoform X14, with amino-acid sequence MSLGLMFRLLWICLFFLTDVGLCSPRLQGLEVPQSFGYFGSRPRPPGGAPVSSVSDHSFTNGEDASSSTNEPVQENLSSHQEKMIPVWTFSAAQEAPAWIKRPPAPVNKKPKMPEAPAQEPPAWVQTPPAWNKMPPAPVNEVPEAPAQEPPAWVQMPPEWNKMPPAPVNEVPEDPAQEPPAWVQMPPEWNKMPPVPVNEVPEAPSQEPPAWVQTPPAWDMMPPAPVNKKPKVPEAPAQEPPAWVQTPPAWNKMPPAPVNEVPEAPAQEPPAWVQTPPAWNKMPPAPVNEVPEAPAQEPPAWVQMPPEWNKMPPAPVNEVPEDPAQEPPAWVQMPPEWNKMPPVPVNEVPEAPSQEPPAWVQTPPAWDMMPPAPVNKKPKVPEAPAQEPPAWVQTPPAWNKMPPAPVNKKPKVPSVPVASVSDHSLTNGKDASRSNEPVQVNLNSHQEKLIPVWTLSAAQKFKTPGAPSQEPPAWVQTPPAWNKMPPAPVNKKPKVPEAPAQEPPAWVQTPPAWNKMPPAPVNKKPKVPEAPAQEPPAWVQMPPEWNKMPPAPVNEVPEAPAQEPPAWVQTPPAWNKMPPAPVNEVPEAPAQEPPAWVQTPPVWNKMPPAPVNKKPKVPSVPVASVSDHSLTNGEDASRPNEPVQVNLNSHQEKLIPVWTFSEPQGAQKFKTPEAPAQEPPAWVQTPPAWNKMPPAPVNKKPKVPSVPVASVSDHSLTNGEDASRPNEPVQVNLNSHQEQFFPVWTFSAAQKFKTPGAPAQEPPAWVQTPPAWNKMPPAPVNKKPKVPSVPVASVSDHSLTNGKDASRPNEPVQVNLNSHQEQFFPVWTFSAAQKFKTPGAPAQEPPAWVQTPPAWNKMPPAPVNKKPKVPEAPAQQPPAWVQTPPAWNKMPPAPVNKKPKVPSVPVASVSDRSFTNGEDASRPNEPVQVNLNSHQEKLIPVWTLSAAQKFKTPGAPAQEPPAWAQMPPTWIKMPPAPVNEKPKVPEAPAQEPPASGQKPPALNHMPQAPAQTPPPQMTSLDRVGGSFGSSFMEDVGGEATSNGGATEGSSSGPEHYLVITEPLGFQTRYVVKSFNRYVRGKKIYTQTTYIPLDDPPASEPALVPSPPHEAPVDQTVKPTPKRIGLSS
- the LOC121720493 gene encoding proline-rich extensin-like protein EPR1 isoform X10 encodes the protein MSLGLMFRLLWICLFFLTDVGLCSPRLQGLEVPQSFGYFGSRPRPPGGAPVSSVSDHSFTNGEDASSSTNEPVQENLSSHQEKMIPVWTFSAAQEAPAWIKRPPAPVNKKPKMPEAPAQEPPAWVQTPPAWNKMPPAPVNEVPEAPAQEPPAWVQMPPEWNKMPPAPVNEVPEDPAQEPPAWVQMPPEWNKMPPVPVNEVPEAPSQEPPAWVQTPPAWDMMPPAPVNKKPKVPEAPAQEPPAWVQTPPAWNKMPPAPVNEVPEAPAQEPPAWVQTPPAWNKMPPAPVNEVPEAPAQEPPAWVQMPPEWNKMPPAPVNEVPEDPAQEPPAWVQMPPEWNKMPPVPVNEVPEAPSQEPPAWVQTPPAWDMMPPAPVNKKPKVPEAPAQEPPAWVQTPPAWNKMPPAPVNKKPKVPSVPVASVSDHSLTNGKDASRSNEPVQVNLNSHQEKLIPVWTLSAAQKFKTPGAPSQEPPAWVQTPPAWNKMPPAPVNKKPKVPEAPAQEPPAWVQTPPAWNKMPPAPVNKKPKVPEAPAQEPPAWVQMPPEWNKMPPAPVNEVPEAPAQEPPAWVQTPPAWNKMPPAPVNEVPEAPAQEPPAWVQTPPVWNKMPPAPVNKKPKVPSVPVASVSDHSLTNGEDASRPNEPVQVNLNSHQEKLIPVWTFSEPQGAQKFKTPEAPAQEPPAWVQTPPAWNKMPPAPVNKKPKVPSVPVASVSDHSLTNGEDASRPNEPVQVNLNSHQEQFFPVWTFSAAQKFKTPGAPAQEPPAWVQTPPAWNKMPPAPVNKKPKVPSVPVASVSDHSLTNGKDASRPNEPVQVNLNSHQEQFFPVWTFSAAQKFKTPGAPAQEPPAWVQTPPAWNKMPPAPVNKKPKVPEAPAQEPPAWVQMPLEWNKMPPAPVNEVPEAPAQEPPAWVQTPPAWNKMPPAPVNKKPKVPSVPVASVSDRSFTNGEDASRPNEPVQVNLNSHQEKLIPVWTLSAAQKFKTPGAPAQEPPAWAQMPPTWIKMPPAPVNEKPKVPEAPAQEPPASGQKPPALNHMPQAPAQTPPPQMTSLDRVGGSFGSSFMEDVGGEATSNGGATEGSSSGPEHYLVITEPLGFQTRYVVKSFNRYVRGKKIYTQTTYIPLDDPPASEPALVPSPPHEAPVDQTVKPTPKRIGLSS
- the LOC121720493 gene encoding extensin-like isoform X35 codes for the protein MSLGLMFRLLWICLFFLTDVGLCSPRLQGLEVPQSFGYFGSRPRPPGGAPVSSVSDHSFTNGEDASSSTNEPVQENLSSHQEKMIPVWTFSAAQEAPAWIKRPPAPVNKKPKMPEAPAQEPPAWVQTPPAWNKMPPAPVNEVPEAPAQEPPAWVQMPPEWNKMPPAPVNEVPEDPAQEPPAWVQMPPEWNKMPPVPVNEVPEAPSQEPPAWVQTPPAWDMMPPAPVNKKPKVPEAPAQEPPAWVQTPPAWNKMPPAPVNEKPKVPSVPVASVSDHSLTNGKDASRSNEPVQVNLNSHQEKLIPVWTLSAAQKFKTPGAPSQEPPAWVQTPPAWNKMPPAPVNKKPKVPEAPAQEPPAWVQTPPAWNKMPPAPVNKKPKVPEAPAQEPPAWVQMPPEWNKMPPAPVNEVPEAPAQEPPAWVQTPPAWNKMPPAPVNEVPEAPAQEPPAWVQTPPVWNKMPPAPVNKKPKVPSVPVASVSDHSLTNGEDASRPNEPVQVNLNSHQEKLIPVWTFSEPQGAQKFKTPEAPAQEPPAWVQTPPAWNKMPPAPVNKKPKVPSVPVASVSDHSLTNGEDASRPNEPVQVNLNSHQEQFFPVWTFSAAQKFKTPGAPAQEPPAWVQTPPAWNKMPPAPVNKKPKVPSVPVASVSDHSLTNGKDASRPNEPVQVNLNSHQEQFFPVWTFSAAQKFKTPGAPAQEPPAWVQTPPAWNKMPPAPVNKKPKVPEAPAQEPPAWVQMPLEWNKMPPAPVNEVPEAPAQGPPAWVQMPLAWIKMPPAPVNKKPKVSEAPAQQPPAWVQTPPAWNKMPPAPVNKKPKVPSVPVASVSDRSFTNGEDASRPNEPVQVNLNSHQEKLIPVWTLSAAQKFKTPGAPAQEPPAWAQMPPTWIKMPPAPVNEKPKVPEAPAQEPPASGQKPPALNHMPQAPAQTPPPQMTSLDRVGGSFGSSFMEDVGGEATSNGGATEGSSSGPEHYLVITEPLGFQTRYVVKSFNRYVRGKKIYTQTTYIPLDDPPASEPALVPSPPHEAPVDQTVKPTPKRIGLSS
- the LOC121720493 gene encoding proline-rich extensin-like protein EPR1 isoform X17; translated protein: MSLGLMFRLLWICLFFLTDVGLCSPRLQGLEVPQSFGYFGSRPRPPGGAPVSSVSDHSFTNGEDASSSTNEPVQENLSSHQEKMIPVWTFSAAQEAPAWIKRPPAPVNKKPKMPEAPAQEPPAWVQTPPAWNKMPPAPVNEVPEAPAQEPPAWVQMPPEWNKMPPAPVNEVPEDPAQEPPAWVQMPPEWNKMPPVPVNEVPEAPSQEPPAWVQTPPAWDMMPPAPVNKKPKVPEAPAQEPPAWVQTPPAWNKMPPAPVNEVPEAPAQEPPAWVQTPPAWNKMPPAPVNEVPEAPAQEPPAWVQMPPEWNKMPPAPVNEVPEDPAQEPPAWVQMPPEWNKMPPVPVNEVPEAPSQEPPAWVQTPPAWDMMPPAPVNKKPKVPEAPAQEPPAWVQTPPAWNKMPPAPVNKKPKVPSVPVASVSDHSLTNGKDASRSNEPVQVNLNSHQEKLIPVWTLSAAQKFKTPGAPAQEPPAWVQMPPEWNKMPPAPVNEVPEAPAQEPPAWVQTPPAWNKMPPAPVNEVPEAPAQEPPAWVQTPPVWNKMPPAPVNKKPKVPSVPVASVSDHSLTNGEDASRPNEPVQVNLNSHQEKLIPVWTFSEPQGAQKFKTPEAPAQEPPAWVQTPPAWNKMPPAPVNKKPKVPSVPVASVSDHSLTNGEDASRPNEPVQVNLNSHQEQFFPVWTFSAAQKFKTPGAPAQEPPAWVQTPPAWNKMPPAPVNKKPKVPSVPVASVSDHSLTNGKDASRPNEPVQVNLNSHQEQFFPVWTFSAAQKFKTPGAPAQEPPAWVQTPPAWNKMPPAPVNKKPKVPEAPAQEPPAWVQMPLEWNKMPPAPVNEVPEAPAQGPPAWVQMPLAWIKMPPAPVNKKPKVSEAPAQQPPAWVQTPPAWNKMPPAPVNKKPKVPSVPVASVSDRSFTNGEDASRPNEPVQVNLNSHQEKLIPVWTLSAAQKFKTPGAPAQEPPAWAQMPPTWIKMPPAPVNEKPKVPEAPAQEPPASGQKPPALNHMPQAPAQTPPPQMTSLDRVGGSFGSSFMEDVGGEATSNGGATEGSSSGPEHYLVITEPLGFQTRYVVKSFNRYVRGKKIYTQTTYIPLDDPPASEPALVPSPPHEAPVDQTVKPTPKRIGLSS
- the LOC121720493 gene encoding proline-rich extensin-like protein EPR1 isoform X5; the protein is MSLGLMFRLLWICLFFLTDVGLCSPRLQGLEVPQSFGYFGSRPRPPGGAPVSSVSDHSFTNGEDASSSTNEPVQENLSSHQEKMIPVWTFSAAQEAPAWIKRPPAPVNKKPKMPEAPAQEPPAWVQTPPAWNKMPPAPVNEVPEAPAQEPPAWVQMPPEWNKMPPAPVNEVPEDPAQEPPAWVQMPPEWNKMPPVPVNEVPEAPSQEPPAWVQTPPAWDMMPPAPVNKKPKVPEAPAQEPPAWVQTPPAWNKMPPAPVNEVPEAPAQEPPAWVQTPPAWNKMPPAPVNEVPEAPAQEPPAWVQMPPEWNKMPPAPVNEVPEDPAQEPPAWVQMPPEWNKMPPVPVNEVPEAPSQEPPAWVQTPPAWDMMPPAPVNKKPKVPEAPAQEPPAWVQTPPAWNKMPPAPVNKKPKVPSVPVASVSDHSLTNGKDASRSNEPVQVNLNSHQEKLIPVWTLSAAQKFKTPGAPSQEPPAWVQTPPAWNKMPPAPVNKKPKVPEAPAQEPPAWVQTPPAWNKMPPAPVNKKPKVPEAPAQEPPAWVQMPPEWNKMPPAPVNEVPEAPAQEPPAWVQTPPAWNKMPPAPVNEVPEAPAQEPPAWVQTPPVWNKMPPAPVNKKPKVPSVPVASVSDHSLTNGEDASRPNEPVQVNLNSHQEKLIPVWTFSEPQGAQKFKTPEAPAQEPPAWVQTPPAWNKMPPAPVNKKPKVPSVPVASVSDHSLTNGEDASRPNEPVQVNLNSHQEQFFPVWTFSAAQKFKTPGAPAQEPPAWVQTPPAWNKMPPAPVNKKPKVPSVPVASVSDHSLTNGKDASRPNEPVQVNLNSHQEQFFPVWTFSAAQKFKTPGAPAQEPPAWVQTPPAWNKMPPAPVNKKPKVPEAPAQGPPAWVQMPLAWIKMPPAPVNKKPKVSEAPAQQPPAWVQTPPAWNKMPPAPVNKKPKVPSVPVASVSDRSFTNGEDASRPNEPVQVNLNSHQEKLIPVWTLSAAQKFKTPGAPAQEPPAWAQMPPTWIKMPPAPVNEKPKVPEAPAQEPPASGQKPPALNHMPQAPAQTPPPQMTSLDRVGGSFGSSFMEDVGGEATSNGGATEGSSSGPEHYLVITEPLGFQTRYVVKSFNRYVRGKKIYTQTTYIPLDDPPASEPALVPSPPHEAPVDQTVKPTPKRIGLSS
- the LOC121720493 gene encoding proline-rich extensin-like protein EPR1 isoform X2; this encodes MSLGLMFRLLWICLFFLTDVGLCSPRLQGLEVPQSFGYFGSRPRPPGGAPVSSVSDHSFTNGEDASSSTNEPVQENLSSHQEKMIPVWTFSAAQEAPAWIKRPPAPVNKKPKMPEAPAQEPPAWVQTPPAWNKMPPAPVNEVPEAPAQEPPAWVQMPPEWNKMPPAPVNEVPEDPAQEPPAWVQMPPEWNKMPPVPVNEVPEAPSQEPPAWVQTPPAWDMMPPAPVNKKPKVPEAPAQEPPAWVQTPPAWNKMPPAPVNEVPEAPAQEPPAWVQTPPAWNKMPPAPVNEVPEAPAQEPPAWVQMPPEWNKMPPAPVNEVPEDPAQEPPAWVQMPPEWNKMPPVPVNEVPEAPSQEPPAWVQTPPAWDMMPPAPVNKKPKVPEAPAQEPPAWVQTPPAWNKMPPAPVNKKPKVPSVPVASVSDHSLTNGKDASRSNEPVQVNLNSHQEKLIPVWTLSAAQKFKTPGAPSQEPPAWVQTPPAWNKMPPAPVNKKPKVPEAPAQEPPAWVQTPPAWNKMPPAPVNKKPKVPEAPAQEPPAWVQMPPEWNKMPPAPVNEVPEAPAQEPPAWVQTPPAWNKMPPAPVNEVPEAPAQEPPAWVQTPPVWNKMPPAPVNKKPKVPSVPVASVSDHSLTNGEDASRPNEPVQVNLNSHQEKLIPVWTFSEPQGAQKFKTPEAPAQEPPAWVQTPPAWNKMPPAPVNKKPKVPSVPVASVSDHSLTNGEDASRPNEPVQVNLNSHQEQFFPVWTFSAAQKFKTPGAPAQEPPAWVQTPPAWNKMPPAPVNKKPKVPSVPVASVSDHSLTNGKDASRPNEPVQVNLNSHQEQFFPVWTFSAAQKFKTPGAPAQEPPAWVQTPPAWNKMPPAPVNKKPKVPEAPAQEPPAWVQMPLEWNKMPPAPVNEVPEAPAQGPPAWVQMPLAWIKMPPAPVNKKPKVSEAPAQQPPAWVQTPPAWNKMPPAPVNKKPKVPSVPVASVSDRSFTNGEDASRPNEPVQVNLNSHQEKLIPVWTLSAAQKFKTPGAPAQEPPAWAQMPPTWIKMPPAPVNEKPKVPEAPAQEPPASGQKPPALNHMPQAPAQTPPPQMTSLDRVGGSFGSSFMEDVGGEATSNGGATEGSSSGPEHYLVITEPLGFQTRYVVKSFNRYVRGKKIYTQTTYIPLDDPPASEPALVPSPPHEAPVDQTVKPTPKRIGLSS
- the LOC121720493 gene encoding proline-rich extensin-like protein EPR1 isoform X21, with product MSLGLMFRLLWICLFFLTDVGLCSPRLQGLEVPQSFGYFGSRPRPPGGAPVSSVSDHSFTNGEDASSSTNEPVQENLSSHQEKMIPVWTFSAAQEAPAWIKRPPAPVNKKPKMPEAPAQEPPAWVQTPPAWNKMPPAPVNEVPEAPAQEPPAWVQMPPEWNKMPPAPVNEVPEDPAQEPPAWVQMPPEWNKMPPVPVNEVPEAPSQEPPAWVQTPPAWDMMPPAPVNKKPKVPEAPAQEPPAWVQTPPAWNKMPPAPVNEVPEAPAQEPPAWVQTPPAWNKMPPAPVNEVPEAPAQEPPAWVQMPPEWNKMPPAPVNEVPEDPAQEPPAWVQMPPEWNKMPPVPVNEVPEAPSQEPPAWVQTPPAWDMMPPAPVNKKPKVPEAPAQEPPAWVQTPPAWNKMPPAPVNKKPKVPSVPVASVSDHSLTNGKDASRSNEPVQVNLNSHQEKLIPVWTLSAAQKFKTPGAPSQEPPAWVQTPPAWNKMPPAPVNKKPKVPEAPAQEPPAWVQTPPAWNKMPPAPVNKKPKVPEAPAQEPPAWVQMPPEWNKMPPAPVNEVPEAPAQEPPAWVQTPPAWNKMPPAPVNEVPEAPAQEPPAWVQTPPVWNKMPPAPVNKKPKVPSVPVASVSDHSLTNGEDASRPNEPVQVNLNSHQEQFFPVWTFSAAQKFKTPGAPAQEPPAWVQTPPAWNKMPPAPVNKKPKVPSVPVASVSDHSLTNGKDASRPNEPVQVNLNSHQEQFFPVWTFSAAQKFKTPGAPAQEPPAWVQTPPAWNKMPPAPVNKKPKVPEAPAQEPPAWVQMPLEWNKMPPAPVNEVPEAPAQGPPAWVQMPLAWIKMPPAPVNKKPKVSEAPAQQPPAWVQTPPAWNKMPPAPVNKKPKVPSVPVASVSDRSFTNGEDASRPNEPVQVNLNSHQEKLIPVWTLSAAQKFKTPGAPAQEPPAWAQMPPTWIKMPPAPVNEKPKVPEAPAQEPPASGQKPPALNHMPQAPAQTPPPQMTSLDRVGGSFGSSFMEDVGGEATSNGGATEGSSSGPEHYLVITEPLGFQTRYVVKSFNRYVRGKKIYTQTTYIPLDDPPASEPALVPSPPHEAPVDQTVKPTPKRIGLSS